The DNA segment AAGCCGGCGCTGTTGACTCCCGGGTCAACTGTATGCGATGGGTCTGGTGCGCCGTCGTCAGGGCACGACGACGAACAGCCAGCGATGCTGGCGACTGATCCAGTGGCGACCATTCCGAGGAATGTCCGCCGCAACGTGGAGGGCATCGACTGCTCATTTCGATAGCTCAATAAAAAATGTTAATATGATATCTCAATATGCAAGAATTTCAGCTTCCGGTTTTCCAGAAGACTCACACACACTCTGAGCAACAGTGTGGGAGACTCTCTCCTATTAATCAAGGCTCACTTCACGGGCAAATCCAGCAAAACTTAGTAAATCACTCCCAATAGCGGTTCTATGGCTGAAACGACACTCGCCACAATTGACGAACTGCTGGAGGGCGCTTTCGACGACGTGGACGACCCCGATGTCCGATACAAACTCAGAAGTGCGCGACAGCTTCTCCAAGTAGTGCAACAGCGACAGGATATCGTGGACGAAGCCATCGATACTGCCGTTGAAGACGAAGAGATCCTGAAAAACCTCCGCGACCTCGGCTATACCGAGTGATCCGCTACTCCTACCGTTGTCACAGAACAAGCCTTTTGTCTTTCTCAACCAAGTCTCCACTATGACAGAAGACACTGCCGAACAGCTTAGAGCGGAATTAGAGGCAGTTTTCACCAGCGCCGAATACCCCGTCGAGGAACCGATGGAGCTGGTGCCAGTTCTGCCGGACGGCCCAAGTACGACGTTCGAAGCAGGGGACGTCAGCGTGGGGGTGATGGATTTTGGCACAGAATACGCTGAGTATCAGGACTATCCCTACGAGACAGCTGCAGCCCTTATCGACGATCTGATGGTTGGCTTTCGGGAAGAGGGGCTGTTTGACTGAGCGGGACTTTCCTCACACCGCCTGACTGCGTGATGGGTAGTCGCTACTCAGCAGTAGCTAACGAAGTCGTGTCGACAACAGCTACAACAGTATTCGCGGTGGGACTGCCTCAGGCCTTTGCGTCATACCCCGCGTCCTCCACAGCGGCGATGAGTTGTTCTGTGCTGACGTCGCCGTCGACAGACACCTGCTCGGCGTCTTTGTCGGCTTCAGCGCCTTGGACACCAGCGAGCGCCTCGATGGCCTCCTCGACGGTTTGCTCGCAGTGACCACAACTCATCCCTTCGACGGTCAACGTCGTAGACATAGCAGTTTTGACGAAGGATGCGCAGAACTTCTGGGTTACGACTTACCCGCCAGAACAGCACCTAATAGTGACATCTGGATAAGTATAGTTGGTTTCAACAATTCAATACATAGTGCTTCTATATGAGATTATTATCAATACTTGGATCTATACTCAACACAGAGAAGTATCGAACCGTTCCAGATTTACGCCCAGTAGCGCTCGGCCAGTCTCGCCGATAGCGGAACTCATCTCAGTATCCGGTTCTGACCGACAATAAGTACCGCCGAGGCGTGTCCATAGCTCTCACAGCCGATTGGCAGCGGGTCTAGTCCAAGAGCGACGCGGCTGCTGGAACCTTTAAGCGACGGGTGATGGGATTGTTCTGGCCTGCTCAAGTCGCACCACGGTCCGTCGAGCCCGTAACAATCGCTACCGCCGGAGAACTGCTTGCGGCCAGTGTGTGACTACACACCTAGTCCGACTCGGAAACGTCAACAGTGAGTACCGGAACGGACGACTTCGTGACGACCTTCTGCGCTGTGCTCCCGAGCATGTTCTTTTCGTACTTGTCTGCCTGCGTTCCCATCGTAACCAGGTCGATGTCGGCGTCAGCAACGTACGATACGATGCGGTCTGCTGGTTTGCCCCGCTGGATAGCCGTCGAGACCTCGATTCCTTCCTGTTCCAGCGTGTCTCGGACGACCGACGTGGCCTCTTCGCCCTCCGTTCGCAGGTTCTCTAGCACCTCGTCCTGCATCTTGTCATCCATCGACAGGAACGCTCGGTCGTCGACGACATACAGCGCGTGGACGGTGACGTCCCGCCCGTCGGCAATGTCGATTGTGTGTTCCAGTACCTGCTTCATTGACGCACTCCCATCCGTTGGAACGAGAATATCGCTATACATCGTTCGTACAAATCAAGTTGTCACAAACATCCCTTTCGATTCTGTTCAGGCATCGCAAACACGGCAGCCGTACCACGATTGTGGCGGACGATGCTCGGTGCAGGCCTGCGTGGCACCGACTTAGAGATAGCCGAGTCGCTCCAACCGCGACTCGAGGTCGACGTCGTCGAAGCCATCGATATCGTATTCTGCCATTTCGTCCTCCCCGGCAGCGAGTTCGGTGATGTCGAGTGTCTCACTTTGCTCTGCGGAGTCAGCGACAACGTCTGACGGTGGGCGATCGATAGGTGTGCCGTCGCTGGGCTCGGACCGCCGGCCCCGCACGACCGCTTCGTACTCATCCGCTCCCCACGCTGCGCGCTTGTATACGGTGTCACCGGGTCCGTTCTGGTACACGAGCGACGCCGGCTGTTGGAACCGGTCCGGCTCGTCAGTGTACTGCTCGGCGTACTCTGCCGTCTGCCCGGTCGGGGGTGCCTGGTACGCAGTGGTCTGTCCGTCGGGGGCGACGAACCATCCGGAGTCGTCCTTTTCGCCGTCAAAGGCGGCCAGAACGGCATCGGGAAACCGTGACAGCGTCGCCAGGGACTCGATTCGCCGGCTCTCGGTCTGCCCCGGTCCTCGGACGACGAGTGGGACGTGAAACAGTTCCTCCTGCGTGCCCATCCCGTGCATGACCGCGGGTGGCTCTGTGGCGGCCTGTGGGGGTTCTCCGAATCCGTCACCGTGGTCCGCCGTGATGACGACCAGCGTGTCGTCTAAAACGCCGCGTGCTTCCAGGTCACCAATCACCTGCTCCAGAATAGCGTCAGTCTGTCGAATCGCGCCGTCGTACAGCGGTTCGAGCAGCTGTCCGACGCCCGGCGGGAGTTGCTCTCCGTAGACGCTCCACTCCCACTTGATCGGGAGTTCGTCGTGCATTCCCCAGTACAGGTCCGCGCCCCACTCGTCGTAGGCGTCCCGCGTCGCGTACGGCATGTGCGCGTCCATCAGATTGAGGCACGCGGCCCAGGACTCAGTTTGCTCGTCGACCCACTCAGTCAGCTCGTCGGCGTACCAGAAGCCGTCGACACCGTTGCGGGTTTCGGACGGGTCGTCAACGTCTGTTGAATCGGGCCGTTCCGTGACGACGGTCTCGAAGCTGTCGCTGAGCCCGGATGGATGAACGGTGAGATACGGGTTCTCGGTGAATACGCCAGTTTCGTATCCTTCCTTGTGGAGGAAATCAAAGATCGTCTGGCCGGGCTGCAGCCGTTCGGTAATCTTGAGCGTGTGGCCCTCCGCCGGAACTCCGGTGAACAGGCTCGTATGGGCCGGCAACGACCAGCTCGCGGTTGTCCGTGCCTGCGTGTACACCGTCGCCTCACGACCGAACGCTTCGAGAAAGGGGGTGGTCCTGCGTCGATGACCCAACAGCGAGGTGTTCGCCGCACGGACACAATCAAGAACGACGAGTAACACGTTCGGGCGACCCATTGTCAGGCTTTAGAAGGT comes from the Haloarcula hispanica ATCC 33960 genome and includes:
- a CDS encoding universal stress protein is translated as MYSDILVPTDGSASMKQVLEHTIDIADGRDVTVHALYVVDDRAFLSMDDKMQDEVLENLRTEGEEATSVVRDTLEQEGIEVSTAIQRGKPADRIVSYVADADIDLVTMGTQADKYEKNMLGSTAQKVVTKSSVPVLTVDVSESD
- a CDS encoding MTH865 family protein: MTEDTAEQLRAELEAVFTSAEYPVEEPMELVPVLPDGPSTTFEAGDVSVGVMDFGTEYAEYQDYPYETAAALIDDLMVGFREEGLFD
- a CDS encoding sulfatase translates to MGRPNVLLVVLDCVRAANTSLLGHRRRTTPFLEAFGREATVYTQARTTASWSLPAHTSLFTGVPAEGHTLKITERLQPGQTIFDFLHKEGYETGVFTENPYLTVHPSGLSDSFETVVTERPDSTDVDDPSETRNGVDGFWYADELTEWVDEQTESWAACLNLMDAHMPYATRDAYDEWGADLYWGMHDELPIKWEWSVYGEQLPPGVGQLLEPLYDGAIRQTDAILEQVIGDLEARGVLDDTLVVITADHGDGFGEPPQAATEPPAVMHGMGTQEELFHVPLVVRGPGQTESRRIESLATLSRFPDAVLAAFDGEKDDSGWFVAPDGQTTAYQAPPTGQTAEYAEQYTDEPDRFQQPASLVYQNGPGDTVYKRAAWGADEYEAVVRGRRSEPSDGTPIDRPPSDVVADSAEQSETLDITELAAGEDEMAEYDIDGFDDVDLESRLERLGYL
- a CDS encoding heavy-metal-associated domain-containing protein, whose protein sequence is MSTTLTVEGMSCGHCEQTVEEAIEALAGVQGAEADKDAEQVSVDGDVSTEQLIAAVEDAGYDAKA